In the Sphingobacterium sp. PCS056 genome, TTATCTGCAAGTTGACCTTCCCTTCAATCAATGCTGTTTCCATTCTCTTTTCTTCGGGATATGCTCTGACATTAAATTGAGTCCCTAATACCTCGATTCGGTTGCCATAAGAATCGACATGAAAAGGTAGCTTTTTGTTTTTTGCAACATTAAAGTAAGCTTCACCAGAGAGTTTCACATCACGGTTACTATGTCCATATGACTTGTTGTACTCCAATTTGCTCTCACTATTGAGCCAAATCTCCGTACCGTCTTTCAAACGGTAGAATTTACGTTCCCCTTTGGCAGATATAAGTATGATGTTGTCATTGGTCATAGGTTTATAGATGTAGTTTACAACTATTGCGATCATAAAAAGTATTAGTATTGCCGCTAGAGGAATACTATATTTTCTTATTTTACTGTATATTTTTTGTTGTTGCGGTATGATTTGTTCTTCTTGAATAGCAGTTAATTTAAATTTCTGCTTAGATTTTTCATATTGCGTCTCGATCGATATTATTTTTTCGGTAGAAGTAGGTTTACTGTTCGTAAGGAAAAGGTATAGATCGATTCTGCTTTCATCTTCAGCCATCAGACGATATAGATCATCTAGTTGTGGACCCGTGATAGTTTGGTCCAAAACTTTATGAATCAATTGTAGATATTGCTGATCTGTTGATGACATATTTTTAGGGTTTATCATGAAGACACATGAAAAGATCAATATCCCCAATATGAAATCTTATTTTTTTGATTTTAATAGATAATACA is a window encoding:
- a CDS encoding FecR family protein, which codes for MSSTDQQYLQLIHKVLDQTITGPQLDDLYRLMAEDESRIDLYLFLTNSKPTSTEKIISIETQYEKSKQKFKLTAIQEEQIIPQQQKIYSKIRKYSIPLAAILILFMIAIVVNYIYKPMTNDNIILISAKGERKFYRLKDGTEIWLNSESKLEYNKSYGHSNRDVKLSGEAYFNVAKNKKLPFHVDSYGNRIEVLGTQFNVRAYPEEKRMETALIEGKVNLQIKDNGKFRHYIMQPGDKIEVTNMMTNAMRINTNRQSASTENTKVIIDIKKANSEDGEQLDMLWTKNKLVFQNDPLALMTKKMERWYNKTILIENEKLMNESFSGVFEEKTCKDLLDLLIKTGVNLHYTEKQDSILIY